The genomic DNA TGTGAAGCGTATCTTTGCGGATGTTGGCTATTTTAGCGTGTAGCTTGGCTATTTTTAATTGGGCGCGCTTCCAATTGTTAGAACCAATTTTCTTATTTCGGTTTAACCATTGAAGTCGAGCAAGTCTTTTGAAGTAACAGCGATATGGCATCGGGCTATTGAAAGAAAAGCCCGTACTCAGATAAGCCAGGGTTTTGACTCCTAGATCGACCCCTACAACGTCTACTGATTTAAAAGTCGATTCTGGTTCGACTTCAATCTTGTAAGAAATATACCAACTGTCTGCTTTACGAGTTACAGTTACTGACTTAGGCTTATAACCATAAGGCAAACGTTCGTATGTCTTGACTACACCAATTTTCGGTAGCTGAACCTTGAAATGGTCAACTACTTTAATTGTGCCATCTAAGGTAAAGCTATCGTTGCGTCCTTTCTTTTTAAATCTCGGCGGTTTTGATACTTTCTTGAACGCTCTAGCCCATGCTTCTCTTAGCTGCTTTAAAGCAAATTGGGGCGCACACTTAGATGATTCGTAGTACCAAGGATACTCAGGTTTTACCATTGTCACCAACCATTTATGTAGATCGATAGCAGATGGAAACTTAATTTTTTCCTTTGGATTATCTCGATTGTTATCTAAGATTTGCTTGGTTAAGCGCAACCCCCAATTCCAAGCATGACGAGCCACACCAGCGTGTTTTGCCATTTGTGTTCGCTGCTTGTTATTAAGTTTGAGCTTAGTCTTGAATCCTAGTAACATAGTAATATTGTACAGCAATATTACAGCAGATGAAAAGACTAGATATAAGAATTTCAGATGAAGATAAAGCGGTCTTAGACGCATACTGTAAACAAAAAGAAATTACTCAATCTGATGCTGTTAGAACTTGGATTCGTGGCTTGAAGCGAAAGTTAAAAAAGGTGAGCAATGGTTAGCATTTAACTAACTGTTAACTAGCCCTTTTGGAGTAGGAATATCGCGCCCTAATTCTTGAGCGGTTTCAATCCATTCTTGTATCACCACCTCGGCATTAGTTACCGCTTCGACATAGGTTTGACCATCTGCCATACATCCAGGTAATTCTGGCACTTCCACGATAAAAGCTTGGTCTGACTCGCTCCAATAAATGATCAATTCGTATTTAACTGACATCGCTATACTTTCACTTCTAGATTTGATTCTTTAGCTAATAACTCATCACTTTGTCTAAACTCAGCTAGCAACCGATAAAAAGATTCAAACCCAATTTTTTCATCGTGACAAGAAAGCATGATTAACTTAGCCCAGGAAGTAACTGACTTGACCCCTAGCTTTTTTTGTAACCAAGGTTGAAATTCTTCATAAAACTTATTTTCAGCTTCGCTTAATTCAAGATCCATTTCGCTACGAGCAAATTCATAGCCAACAATAAACATAAATAAATCGCTGACTGAAGGACGACCGATATACATCCCTGGAGATTTTTCTATTTTCTGTAAGACTTCAAATAAATCGATCATAAAAATTTTCCTATTATCGTAAATTACAAAGAAGTTAATTCATCTATAACAAACTTATCGCTGCGAGAGTGAAAATCTTTTGTCCAAGCATCTCTCGATAAACCCTCTGTAGATAAATTGTCAAATACTAGCCCGTAGACCTCTACACCATAATGAGTACCATTTTCGGTAATCGATTCATTGCCTCCATAGCGATCGCTTATAATAAAAACTTCACTGCGTCTTTTGGTTCTCAATCTCAAGATTTTGCCCTCTATTCCATTATCTTGTAACCATTGCATAACCGAAGCAGCACAACGCGCGCATTCTAGAAGAGGGTAATCAGCAACAATTTGACTAACCTTTTGCCAGACTTCTTCTTTCGTCATTACCCCAACATCTTCTCTAGTGCATCGAGGTCAGAACTTATTTCTGCTTCGAGCGATCGCAGTTTACCTAAAATTACCTTGGGCGGTTCGTATTTCACTTCTTCATACTCAATCTCTTTGTAGCGGTTAATTGAAAGATCGTAGCCGTTATCCTTAATCTCTTTCTTAGGAACAAAAAACGCCTTGGATTTACGATTTGTCTTCTGCTTCGGATCGCGGTTGTGCCATTTATCCAGTAAATCGGGAATATCATTTTCTTCAATCGGCTGTCGTTTATCATCCAGGGATAACCCATCGGCTTTCATATCATAGAACCACACATAATCTGTACCGTCTTTTTCTACTCCAACCTTGGTAAAGATAATAACTGCCGTGGAAACTCCTGCATAGGGTTTAAATACCCCCGACGGCATAGAAATCACCCCATCTAGTTTATGATTCTCGATCAGAGTTTTACGGATCGATTTATGTGCATTGGAAGAACCAAACAAAACCCCATCGGGAACAATGACAGCCGAACGTCCCCCAATTTTTAGTAGTCGCAGGAATAGCGGTAAAAATAGTAGTTCGGTTTTAGTAGTAGAGATAACTTTGGTTAAGTCCTTGGCGATCGTCGATTTTTCTACCGAACCCTTAAACGGCGGGTTTGCCAGAATCATGGTGAAGGCTTCTTTTATTTCTGAATAAGCATCTGCCAGGGAATCTCTTGCCTCAATCTTAGGATCTTCAATCCCGTGCAGCATCAGGTTCATACTGCCAATTCGTAGCATCGTTCCGTCGAAATCAAACCCATGAAACATATCACTATTGAAATGCTCGCGGTTGCCTGGGGCATTTAAAACTAAATTGCCGTCGGAGTCTTTCAAGTCTCGTAAATACTCAGCAGCAGCCACTAAAAAACCACCCGTACCACAGGCAGGGTCACAAATAATTTCTCTTGCTCCTGGGTTCATCAAGTCCACGATCATCTTAATAATGTGGCGGGGGGTTCTAAACTGTCCGTTTGTTCCTGCGGTAGTGAGCTTGGAAAGCATATATTCGTAAAGGTCGCCCTTGGTATCGCGATCTTCCATCGGAATCTGCTCGATTTGCGTAACCACATTGGTTAACAGGGCAGGGTTGGCAATCAAAAACACCGCATCTTTCATGTGTCGGGCATAGGCGGTTTCTACTACTGTACCACCAAGGTTTTTAATAAAGGGGAAAGCCTCATCGCGGACGATCTTAAGCATTTCCTCGGCATCGGTGAGGTTCTTAAAATGCGACCAGCGCGATCGCTGTTGCTCTTCTGAGAAAATAGGATTCTCAACTGGCTGCCCTAGTCGCTGGGCTCTCCGTTCCTTGGCTAACTCCAGATCGTCGAGCCTTTTAATGAACAGCAAATAGGATATTTGTTCGATCACAGACAGGGGGTTGCTGATACCGTTATTCCAAAAAGTCGTCCAAAGTTTATCTACCTTGGATTTAATCTCACCTGTGATCATTGAAATAAACTCCTATTGTGTATAAGGGGATATGCCCCGTTGCGCTATTTTAGCCCCTGTCGTTCGCTGAAAGCTAGAAATGCTTAATCACTTAATCACTTAATTGCTTAATTGGTTGTCTAGATAAGTGCTTAAGAGTTCTTGCACTAAATCTGAGAAATCTCTGTCGGGCTTGTCTAGCAATAGTTTCTGAATTTGTAGGTAAGTATCTTTCTTGACATAAGCACCTACTTGTTTATAGGTCGGATCTGTTCTTTTACCAGTAGATTTACTTCTTTTAGGAGTATTGAGAGTATTAGTACTTGCCTCATCAATATCTTTTGTCTCAGCAGGACTAGTGACAGTAGATTCAATTTCTTCTACTTTCTCTACTTTATTCTTTTTAGCTTTAGCTCCTTTTAATACATCATCAAACATTAGAATAATTCCTCTATTTCTCTACCTACATCCTGATAATCTTTCCAAGCAATCTTAGATTTGCTATCGTTGACTTTATCAACTGAAACGCCTAATAGTGCTGCTTTCTTATACGCTTGAAACCTTCTAATTGAACTATCAAACAAAGGTAAGTCAGCTTTTAGTAATGACTTACGGGCTTCATCTCCATCTCGGTTTGGTTTAGGTGGCACTATGCTCAATAGAACTTTATAGCTATCACTGTTTAGCTTTTTTAGCGCCTCTACTGTCAGCATCATTGCCTCTAGACTAAGTACATCAGGTACACAAGGGAGAATTAATAAGTCGCAACCTTCAGCTAGAGTTTTTAAATCTTCCTCATTGGGACGGGCAGCAGTATCGATGATGATGTGGTCTGCATCTCTAGAATATTTAGCCGCGTGTCGTTCATCAGCTACAAGAAATGGTAGCTTGCCTCTTTCAGCCCAATTAGAAACACTACGGTTAGCATCTCCATCGAGTAACAGTACATTATTCTTTCCTTCCTGGGAGAAATAGGAGGCTAGGTGAATGGAGGTAGTACTTTTTCCTACCCCACCTTTAAATGAGGCTACAGTTACGATCATAGTTAATCAGTTAAGTGCTTAAGCGATTAATCGATTAGCCAAATAAGTAGTTATTTAATTAACTGCTTAAGTGATTATCTGACTTGTTATAGCCTCACTAACCATAAAGATCAAGTAGGCAGTTAAGTAATTAATCGATTAAGCGCTTAGTTAGTTACTATGTCATACCCTCCAAAGCTGTCTAATAAATCAATTGCGAGACAAACTGTCTACTAATAACCTGAAAAGAGATTTAGGAGACAGTATGTAGAGGGGGATTTTTGAGTCTATTAAGTTATAAAATAGGAGACACCTAAATTTAGTCATTCTATAGAGGAATATGTTTATTAAAAATTAATTATGCCAGTATTTTTCGATAAATTAGTCTTGTGTTACCGATAATTCTGCTTGTCTGTTATTTGAGATATTAAGATAAAAAAATAGCTACAACAGGACTCTGATTTTGCATATTAACCAATATACAAGAATGTTTGTCATTATTGATTCAGATCAGACAGATTAGCAGACTATATATTTTGTCTTATGCCTCAAGCTGGTGGAGAAGCAGATAAACTGGGTAATCGTTATGAAGCTCGCTGGACAATTCATTGCATGATTGATGTTATGGATGAACAAGCCGAGTCGATATACTTAGAACCTCCAGGAGAAGATGCTTTTGAATTCTTCATGTGGCGCAAAGGCAAGAAAGAGTATCATCAGGTTAAAAGGCAGAAAAGCAGCAGTGGTAACTGGTCATTAAAGTCTTTAGAAACAAATCAAATTAGCGTTCTTTCCGACTTTTGGGATTATCTTCAAAAACCAGATGTTACCTGTGTATTTATTTCGACCGAAAATGCCAAGGAGCTATACGAACTAGCTTACCGTGCTAAAAACTCCAACTCATTTACAGAATTTGAACGAAAAAGAATTAATGATATAGGTATCTCAACTAAATTTAAAGTCCTGCGTGAAAAATGGCAAAGTTGCTCTCCACAATCAGCATATGAAGCTTTAAGAAAAGTCAAAATTCAAACCGTTGGAGAAGATTTTTTAATTGATTCGATTGAAAATCGTCTTACTACTCTAGTAGAAGAAGACCCCAAGACGATCAGAATTGAATTAGCTGAGTTGATACTTAATAGTACTCGTAAAGAGTTGAATACACATGATATCTGGCATTATCTAAGTCAAAGAGGATATCGTCGTCGCGAATGGGGAAAAGACACGCGTGTTTTAGCTACTGTTGAGAATACAAATCGTCGTTATATTAAAAGACTCAAAGATATTGAGATCGCAGACAATATAATTTCCCGTGATGAAACTCAAACTATTTTGTCTAAACTTCAGTCAAATACTGGAAAAAAGGCAGTATTAGTAACGGGAGAAGCTGGAATTGGTAAAAGTGTGATCATGCTTCAGGTTTTAAAAGCACTGATTGATCTAGGCATTCCTGTATTGTCAATGCGTGTAGATAATCTTAAGCCAGTAGATCATTCTGATGATGTTGGTAAACAGTTAAAGTTACCTGGTTCTCCTACTAATGTCTTAGCCAGTATTGCTAAAGGTAGAGAATGCGTACTTGTAATAGATCAGTTGGATACAGTTAGTTTGGCTTCTGGTCGTCATCCAGATTTTTTTGAGTGCGTCAATGAAATAATTAGACAGACTTTAGTTTATCCTAATATGGGTTTGTTGTTAGCCTGCCGTCAGTTCGATCTGGATAACGATTATAGATTAAAGAAATTAATTGACACTAAGGGTATAGCTGAAACCTTCAATATCAATTATCTCAGTCATGACAAGGTTAGAGAAATAGTTGCTGAGTTGAATTTGGATGCTACAAAACTAAACTCACAACAACTAAATTTACTGTCTGTTCCCCTACATCTATGGTTATTATCGCAAATAGCTTCAGACTCAACTAGTAATTCACTTGAGTTTATTACTGCCAAAGATTTATACGATCGCTTTTGGGATTATAAGCCCAGAAAACTAAATGCAAGGCTTGAACGTAAAATCGAATGGACAAAGATAATCGATCTTATTAGTGATCGCATGAGTGAAAAACAAAGTCTTTCTGTGTCAAAGGCAGTTGTAGATGATTATCAAGCAGATGCTGAAGCTATGGCATCAGAACATATTTTAGTTAAAGATAACAACCGTTATAGATTTTTTCATGACGGTTTCTTTGATTATGCTTTTGCCAGACGTTTTGCTGCTCGTGAAGAAGATATATTAACCCTTTTGTATAGCGATGAACAGCATTTATTTCGCCGTACTCAAGTCAAGCAAATTTTAATTCATGAGAGAGAAAGCGATTTTGATTTCTATCTCGAACATCTTGAGGATTTATTAACCAGTAGTAATATTCGTTTTCATATCAAACAAATAATATTTGCTTGGCTAGGGACATTAAACAACCCCAAAGAAGAAGAATGGGAAATACTTCTCCCGATGCTTGAAGGTGATGGTAGTCTAAATCGTTCAGCTTGGTCAGCAATATGCACCTCTAGTAGTTGGTTCAAACTTTTAGCATCTTTAGGGCTAGTTACTCGATGGCTTAATAGCGGTCAAATTAGAGATGTCAACCGAGCAACATATCTGTTGTGGAATGCTCAAAAAGAAACACCAGAAATAGTAGCCAACTTATTAAACCCCTTAACCAATTCCTCAAAGAAAGGACAAGACTTAATTAATAAGATTATAGATTTTACTTATTTAGGTAATAATCGCCAAATTTTTGATTTATTTTTAAATTTACTCAATCAAAGCTATTATGATGGAAAAAAAGATATTTTTGACCATACTGGCTTAGATTTTTGGTCACAAATACATTCACTACCTAGAAACAATTCTGATTGGGCTTGCGAAGCAATAGGTCATTATTTAGATCGTTATTTGAATTTAAGTATCGCTATTGATCAAGACAACTTATTTGATTATAAAAATAGTATTTTTCCTCACAGTCAAAGTGCAGAAAGCGTCATCCGAGCAAGTGCGAATAGATCTCCTCGCTCTTTTATAAAATACATTTTGCCTTTTGTCTTAAAACAAATAAAACTTACAGTCGATTCTTCAAGTAGCAATCCACCGTGGAAAGATGATGTATGGCGTTACATAAAGTATGACAATTATTACGATTTTGAAGATATTTTATTAAACTGTCTTGAGAAAGCACTTCAAGATCTTGCTATTAAAGAACCGCAAGATTGTAAGGTAATTATTGAACAACAACTTAAGACAAACCAAGATTTTAAAACAATTCAATTTCTTATAGTTCGTGCATATACAGCAAATGGAGCTTATTTTTATGAAGATGCAACTAACTTTCTTTGTCAATCTCCAAGTAGACTAAAAAATGGTTACGATATTAGTAATGGCAACATCCATGCTGCTCCATATTGGGCAACAGGCCAGCTTTTGATTAATATTATTCCTTATTGCTCTGCTTCAGATTTAAATAAACTAAAAAATACGTTATTTAATTATTATCCTGTCTGGAATAAGAGAAAGCAAGAAAGTATTCCTTTAACAACTTACTTACACGATTCTAATTTTTTCTATATTCGAGTTCCAAAGCATTCAACACTCAAGCTATTTCCGCAAACTATAAATTTATTGTATTGGTTATCTTGCTCTCAATATCTTGGATTTCTAAAAAGAAGTGTGGAATATTCTTTACATTTACGAGGATATCCTCAATTTGTTTTAATTGACAGCTTTGTGATTGCAGCAGAATCGCAATTACAGATAATTGCCACTAAAATATTTACTTTAGCTTATTCTTCTAATACTCAATACCACAAAATAGCTTATTTAATTTTACTAAATAATATTCAGCTTTTTGCTTTTGATTCAACTATTGCTCATCGCTGGAGTGAATGGCGACGTAAATTTAAGTCATTAAACCTATTAACAGAAGAACTAGATAATATTGAACCTCCTGAAGCAGTAGAAGCTTTCGTTGTTGGATCTCCAATTAGTCAAGACGTTACAAGCTATATGACTGATGAACAGTGGCTAAACGCAATAAATAAGTATAATGCTGATGGCATAAATTCTAGAAAAAGTGACTTAACTAAAGGCGGTGCATTAGAGTTATCAAGAAATCTGGAAAAATCTGCCGCCAAAGAACCTGTTCGATTTGCACACTTAATCTGGAAACTATCAGATGATTGTCATACTTATTATTTCGACGCAATTTTAAATGGTTTGGCAAATTCAGAAATCAATATCCCGATTAAGTTTTGGAGTGTTCTGATTAATATAGATTGTTTAGCTGGTCTTTTATTTTTATATAGTTTCACCAATGTAGTGACTGCTTCTAGTGTTATCCGAAGATGTCATCAACTCCCTGACAAGCCTTGTGGACGAGCAATTAGCAATTTATGCCAAAAACTAGCTAGTCTGCCTTGGTCTATTGGGGCGATGAATATATTAATTTACTATGCCCTAAATGACTCCGATCCTGAAAAAGAATTCTGGCACAAGACAGAGCCAAACGATACCGTTTACTACGGTGGCGACATATTAACTGCTGGAATAAATTCGGTCAGAGGTTCTGCGGTAGAAGCGATCGCCAGTCTAATTTTTGCTGATAAAACTCGCGGTGCTTATTTTCAATATTCTTTAGAGAAAATAGTAAAAGATAAATCAATTGCTGTAAGAAGTTGTGCTGCTGAAGCTCTCACGGCAATGCTAAATTATGACCGTGATTTGGCTGTTCATTTGTTTTTAAAGCTCTGCGATACAGAAGATGTTTTGCTAGGAATACGTACAGTTGAAAGATTCTTGAGATACTCCACGTATACGCATTTTGAGATTTTAAAATTTCTTTTAGAAAAGATGATACGTTCAAAACAGCCTGACATAATTGAAGTCGGCTCAAGAATCTCTACAATGAGAGCTTTAGAAATGGATGAAGGTCAAGATCTCGCTCATTATTGTCTATCGGCAACCATCACTCATCGAAAGGCTTTAGCTCAAGTTTTCGCAGCAAATTTTAAATCTGCGAACTTTCGTCAATATTGTGTAGATGGACTGATAAAACTATTTAGCGATCTCGAAGAAGATGTTCGCTCTCAAGCTGCCAGATGTTTTTATGAACTTGAAGCTGACGAACTAGAACTCTACGTAAACCTGATACAGAAATTTGTCAATAGTCCTGCATTTAACAATAATTCTGACGCTTTAATCCACGCACTAACCAAAACTACTGCTAAATTGCCTCAAGAAACATATTTAGTTTGCAATCGCTTTATAGAACACTTAAAGACCTTACCTACTGAACAACTGTACTATGTCAGGGATGGAGATCGAATTAGTCAACTGTTAATTAGACTATACAGCCAGCGAAATAAATTGATGAAATCGAAGTGTTTAAACCTAATCGACAGTCTCAGTGAGATGAACATTCATCAGTTAAATCAAGCAGTTAGTAATTATGAGAGATGAAAATGCTAACATTTTCGTCTTATAAAAGTAGATAAAAAAAACATAACTCTTTGACAGTTTGATTTACTGGGTCATATGCTGGAAAGCGAGGTAATTAACTGCTTAAGCAGTTAATTAAGTAACTAGTTAAGTGCTTAATTAATCAAGCACTATTGAGTACTAAAAATTCAAAGTAGAAATAGCAGTTTCTTTCTGCTGCTCCGTCACACCTAGATACCTTTCTAATGCTGCTAAAGTTTTATGACCTGATATTGCCTGTATATGTCGTAGAGGCACACCAGAATCACTCATACGGGTTAATGCAGTGCGTCTAAAGGAGTGGGTCGAGACACCTTCTATTTCTAATTTATAGCAAGCATCACGTAGTATTTTATCTGCACTACCCTTATGAATGCTTCCTTTACCATGTCTGCCTGGAAATAGATGAGGACGAGTGGCCCATAAATTAGTGAGATGATGTTGATTTAAATATTCTTTTAGTTGAGGATGTATTTGAATTTCTCTAGTAGATTGTTTGCCTTTGGTGTTGTAGCTGCGGATTACTAGAACATCTCTTACCCCCTTGATACCTATTACATCGCCACGTAATAAAGTACAAGCTTCATTAATTCTTGCTGCTGCATATAAACACACACCAAAGAGGGCGCGATCGCGGGGTTTGGTGAATCCCTCGTTAAATAGTAGAGTTATTTGAGTCGGGGTCAGGATGGCAGCCCGACCAAACTTGTTCACTTTCATAGAAACAAGTTTACATGATCAAATCGAACGATGATCATCTAATTCTCCTCGATCGTTGTCAGATAAGAGTCATAACTTAAGCTTATACAGACTAGTAAACTGTTTTGGTAAATCTTAAATAGAAATAGTTAATAGATTTAGTGATAGGGGCTATTTTATGCTGGTAAGGTGAAGCCAATCCTAGTTTTTCAACTCACCAGTTGCGATTGTCCTTCGGGACAATCGGGGGAAACTCAGATTTATAGGTTTTTCTTTTGTTTCGCTGCATAGGCTTTGACAAAGCGATCGTCAAATAAATTGCTCAGATCGGGAGCCTGTTGCGCTAAACCTGATTTAACTAAAAAATCGCTGATTTTCTGCGCTGAAAACTGCAATGACGTGACATCTTGACCAGGTTCAAATGCCTTGATGTTGTCTTCTACTGAAAAGATGGTCGTACCATCGGCATAATCTTCGTATTCGGCGAGGGTTACATTTGCTTTTTTCGCCATGATTTTATTGGCTTGTTCTGGATTTTGCTTAAGGCGATCGAGGGTGGCAAACCAAGAATTGACTGTAGCCTGTACCTGTTCGGGATTTTCTTCGACAAACTGGCGCGAAAAGACTAAATGATCGGAGATTGCTCCAGGAAAGTCTTTGGAACTAAATAATTCTTTGCTGCCAGGTCGTTTTAGAGCTTGAGTGGTAAAAGGAGCAAATACGGCAACGGCATCAACTTGACCACCAACAAAAGCTGTAGCTGCTTGACCTGTTTCTAAAGGTACAAACTCAATATCTGCTGCGGATAAACCTTCTTTTTCTAGCCCGAGTAATAATAAATAATGATCGACTGTCCCTTCTTCAGCAGCAATCTTTTTCCCTTTGAGATCGGCAACACTATTGATTCCTTCACTGACAATAATTTTGTCGTTACCAGTAGAGTTATCGTTGACTAAAACTATAGCTAAATCTGCACCGCCAGAAGCACTGCTAATCGTGTCGTTTAAGGTTTGACTATTGGCATCAATTTGTCCTGTGGTTAAAGCACTGATGGATTCTAAATAACCATCAAACCATTTAAGCTCCACTGAGGCATTGTTGGCTTTAAAAATCCCTGATTCTTGGGTGACTTGCCAAGGAAACCAACCAGGCCAAGCACTATAGCCTAAAGTAAGGGCAGCCTCACCTGTAGCAGTGGGGGAATTGGTATCAGTAGTTGTTTTAATCGAGGTAGCTGGATTACACCCAACAACAACACTTGCGCTAAGGACAAAAATTACTAAAAGAAAATTTATTAAAGATCGAGCTAAAAATGATGTCAAGCAGGGTCACACCCCCCTCGCTCTCTTTCTAGTTCTAGATTGGTCGCCAGGAGAATCGGAATTTGTGGGTTTCGGTTTCTTGCTTTGTAATCGTGCAAGATTTACCGCAGCAATATCAGTAAAATAAGATTCTTTGGTTTGACTAATGTTAGTTCCCAGATCGAGCCACTCATTTTCTATATATTGAGCTGTTAAATATTCTTGAGGGTCGATCTTATTTTGATAAGTGATAATTTTAGTTTTTGAATCAAATTTAACTACCGAATTGCCATTTTCCACTATCTTGTTCTGATTGAGTTTGAGATAGTCGATCAAAATTGGAGCAATCTTTTTTACCCTGTCTTGCTGCTGGTTATTAGGGGATAAAACTAAATCTAAACTTAAGAGCTGCTTTCGATTATATTTGAGTAACTCAAGAGCAAAGTTCTTTGCCTCTTGAGTAAGACGCTCACTGGGTATTTTGGCAAAGACTCGTTCAATTTGCCTAAAATCAAGCTGTTGCAATTTATTTAACCAGATCTTAGCTGCTTGAGGACGTATTGTAGCAGCCTGTCTAAATACTTCTATCCCGCTTATCTCTTCACCTCGATCGCTAAAGGTTGACGCTCCCCGACCGTCGCGGACGGGGATTCCTAAGAGATAGTTATTCTTAGAGGGTTAGCCAAAAACCCGCTAGACACTCGCTGGAAATCCAGTCTGTGCTTACTTTTAACTAAAATATTAGCACTGCCATTAATATCTGCTGAGACTAAATGTTTATCCTTTGTTTTATACAATCCACGCTTAACCCTCCTTCCAGAGAATTTATTCTTTGTGGGGTTGTCGGCATTATAAAAGGGTATTGTGTCTTGGTCGTAAAAACTAGCTTTAGAAGTATAGCTCTCCTCTTGTTCAAGATATTCAATTCCGTATCTAAAACACAGCGCTTTAAGCTTGCTTCTCAGTTGCCAAAAGGGTATTTGAACAAAGTTTTGATTGTTAGACTTACCAATATTGATTTCCTGTTTAATGCCTGGATTGTAACCAACTATCAGTTTACCTATTTGATATTCAAGGCAATGGTTAATTATCAATCTAGTAGCCTTGTTCAAATAGTCTCTGACACAGTTACTACGCCATTGATTCAGTCTTGCTTGTTTGTTGGTCAACGATTTAATACCTTGCTTATCTTTAGCAGATTGGAGTTGTGCATTGCGTTTGTTGTACCACTGATTAATACTTTTAAGTCGTTTTCCATCAATCAAAAATTGATGCCCATCAGTATCGATACAACCACACAGATTATCAACTCCCAAGTCAATAGCAATAGCTTTACTGGAATCAACAGATGCTTCTATTTTTTCGTCTTCAAAAATATATTCAACCTCAAACCAACGAGCCGAGTATTTTGGATGTATTCGTACCTCCTTAATTTTTTTATTTTTCAGCCTTTCTGGAAGTTGGATCTTTACCTCGCCATATTCCTCTTTAAACTCACGAGACATGGGTACTGCAAAATACCCATCCTTGAGTCTAATACGAGGAATAATCAAAGGGAAATATCCCTCTTTTGGCAAATAGTTAGGCAGTTTAGGTCTTTGGTCACAGCGTCCAATAGATATTGCTTTGAGCAGTCCCAAGAAAGACCTTATACTTCTATCCACCACTTTTATAGTCTGTTGAGCAATGTCGGTATTAAGCAACCGATAGTTTTCATTCGACTTGCACAAGTGGTAATTAGATTCATACGTCAGACGTTTTCTTTCATTAAAGAAATATTGTCTACATTCATACAACGCCACGTTAAAAAGATTCTTACTCAAACGACACAAAGCAGACATAGCTTTAAATTCCTGTCGGCTAAGTCTTCTGAGTTGATTTTTTTGAGTAGCGTACATATCCAAAGTAATTCGCTGTATTTACAGTATATAGCGAATTAGTTTAAAAGTAAAGCCGTCCTAGAAGGACGAGGTTTCTAACCCAAATTTCTGATGATCGAATACAGGCGAAAGATAAAATTGCCCACTAGACTGTCTGACAATATCTAAATTTCGGTCATGAC from Pleurocapsa minor HA4230-MV1 includes the following:
- a CDS encoding transposase, with product MYATQKNQLRRLSRQEFKAMSALCRLSKNLFNVALYECRQYFFNERKRLTYESNYHLCKSNENYRLLNTDIAQQTIKVVDRSIRSFLGLLKAISIGRCDQRPKLPNYLPKEGYFPLIIPRIRLKDGYFAVPMSREFKEEYGEVKIQLPERLKNKKIKEVRIHPKYSARWFEVEYIFEDEKIEASVDSSKAIAIDLGVDNLCGCIDTDGHQFLIDGKRLKSINQWYNKRNAQLQSAKDKQGIKSLTNKQARLNQWRSNCVRDYLNKATRLIINHCLEYQIGKLIVGYNPGIKQEINIGKSNNQNFVQIPFWQLRSKLKALCFRYGIEYLEQEESYTSKASFYDQDTIPFYNADNPTKNKFSGRRVKRGLYKTKDKHLVSADINGSANILVKSKHRLDFQRVSSGFLANPLRITIS